One genomic region from Jiangella sp. DSM 45060 encodes:
- a CDS encoding fumarylacetoacetate hydrolase family protein: MVLLVRFATSASAVASVGVLDGDTVTTLDAAGSLGELWRLPLASLRSVVEGASGPAFPVDGVSLLPPVDGATEVWACGVTYKVSEEARVEESERAASVYEQVYDAERPELFFKSVAWRVVGDGEPIAVRADSHLDVPEPEVAVVVTAHGEIAGYTVCNDVSSRTIEGENPLYLPQAKAYLGACAVGPGVRPAWEVPDPYALPVSMRITRSGAEDWSGEASTSQLRRRFDELVSFLVRADVFPDGAVLSTGTCLVPAAPWTLRAGDVVRIEVGGVGVLANPVVEGVEAMSWLVDARDDVRLRAAP; this comes from the coding sequence ATGGTGCTGCTGGTCAGGTTCGCGACGTCCGCGTCGGCGGTCGCGAGCGTCGGCGTGCTCGACGGCGACACCGTCACCACGCTCGACGCGGCCGGGTCGCTCGGCGAGCTGTGGCGGTTGCCGCTGGCGTCGCTGCGCTCCGTCGTCGAGGGCGCGTCCGGGCCGGCGTTCCCCGTCGACGGCGTGTCGCTGCTGCCGCCCGTCGACGGTGCCACCGAGGTGTGGGCCTGCGGCGTCACGTACAAGGTGTCCGAGGAGGCGCGGGTCGAGGAGAGCGAGCGGGCCGCGTCGGTCTACGAGCAGGTCTACGACGCCGAGCGGCCGGAGCTGTTCTTCAAGTCCGTCGCCTGGCGGGTGGTCGGCGACGGCGAGCCCATCGCCGTCCGCGCCGACTCCCACCTCGACGTCCCGGAGCCGGAGGTCGCGGTCGTCGTCACCGCGCACGGCGAGATCGCCGGGTACACCGTCTGCAACGACGTCTCGTCGCGCACCATCGAGGGCGAGAACCCGCTCTACCTCCCGCAGGCCAAGGCCTACCTCGGCGCGTGCGCCGTCGGCCCGGGCGTCCGGCCCGCGTGGGAGGTGCCCGACCCGTACGCGCTGCCGGTCTCGATGCGTATCACCCGGTCCGGGGCGGAGGACTGGTCGGGCGAGGCGAGCACGTCGCAGCTGCGCCGCCGGTTCGACGAGCTGGTGTCGTTCCTGGTGCGCGCCGACGTCTTCCCCGACGGCGCCGTGCTGTCCACCGGCACCTGCCTGGTCCCGGCCGCGCCGTGGACGCTGCGGGCGGGCGACGTCGTCCGCATCGAGGTCGGCGGTGTCGGCGTGCTGGCCAACCCGGTGGTCGAGGGCGTCGAGGCGATGTCGTGGCTGGTCGACGCCCGCGACGACGTCAGGCTGCGTGCGGCGCCGTGA
- a CDS encoding arginase family protein: protein MSWFLLGAPWDCSASGRGEAAAPAALRAAGLTSLVEADLGDADTVIAGAVRDPETGVLALPSTIAAARALTASLTAALRGRPGSRPLVVGGDCSLLLGVVPALRPDGLWFLDGHPDYLDGAASDTGETADMELAILTGSGAPSLIALGETVPMLDPSAVVLLGHRTEDLDPASAAEVARLPDAMHRIAAPELLADPAAAGHAARDLLGGAGIWLHIDLDVLDPSALPAVSYPQPGGPSSAQLADALAPLAASPRLLGISVADFRADLDPSGEYAKRIVKLLHGIVR, encoded by the coding sequence GTGAGCTGGTTCCTGCTCGGCGCCCCGTGGGACTGCTCCGCGTCCGGACGGGGTGAGGCGGCGGCGCCCGCCGCGTTGCGGGCGGCCGGACTGACGTCGCTGGTCGAGGCGGACCTGGGCGACGCGGACACCGTCATCGCCGGCGCCGTCCGGGACCCGGAGACCGGGGTGCTGGCGCTGCCGTCGACCATCGCGGCGGCGCGGGCGCTGACGGCGTCGCTGACCGCCGCGCTGCGGGGCCGGCCCGGTTCGCGGCCACTGGTCGTGGGCGGCGACTGCAGCCTGCTGCTCGGTGTGGTCCCGGCGCTGCGCCCGGACGGGCTGTGGTTCCTCGACGGCCACCCCGACTACCTGGACGGCGCCGCGTCGGACACCGGCGAGACCGCCGACATGGAGCTGGCGATCCTCACCGGGTCCGGCGCGCCGTCGCTCATCGCGCTGGGCGAGACGGTGCCGATGCTGGACCCGTCCGCCGTCGTCCTGCTCGGGCACCGGACCGAGGACCTGGACCCGGCGTCGGCCGCCGAGGTGGCCCGGCTGCCGGACGCGATGCACCGGATCGCGGCGCCGGAGCTGCTGGCCGACCCGGCGGCGGCCGGCCACGCGGCGCGCGACCTCCTCGGCGGCGCCGGGATCTGGCTGCACATCGACCTCGACGTGCTCGACCCGTCGGCGCTGCCCGCGGTGTCGTACCCGCAGCCGGGCGGGCCGTCGTCGGCACAACTGGCCGACGCGCTCGCGCCGCTGGCCGCGTCACCCCGGCTGCTCGGCATCAGCGTCGCCGACTTCCGAGCCGACCTCGACCCGTCCGGCGAGTACGCAAAACGCATCGTGAAACTGCTGCACGGGATCGTACGATGA
- the xylA gene encoding xylose isomerase, with protein sequence MNDYTPTREDRFSFGLWTVGWEGVDVFGGAVRPRLDPAHAVHKLAELGAYGITFHDNDVIPFGASPSERDAALKPFRAALDETGLQVPMVTTNLFSHPVFRDGGFTNNDRDVRRFAVRKAADQIDLGAELGAKVFVAWGGREGAESGAAKDIRAALDRYKEAFDLLGQYILDRGYDLRVAIEPKPNEPRGDILLPTIGHAIAFINELEHPELVGLNPEVGHEEMASMNYAHGIAQALWHGKLFHIDLNGQTGPRYDQDFRFGAGNARGAFWTVDVIESGGYDGPRHFDFKPPRTEDMDGVWASAAGCMRNYLILREKTAAFRADPEVQEALAAARLDQLATPTAAPGETVDSLRADVFDPEEAAQRGMAFERLDQLALDYLYGVR encoded by the coding sequence ATGAACGACTACACCCCCACCCGTGAGGACAGGTTCTCCTTCGGCCTCTGGACGGTCGGCTGGGAGGGCGTCGATGTGTTCGGCGGCGCCGTCCGCCCGCGGCTCGACCCCGCGCACGCCGTGCACAAGCTGGCCGAACTGGGCGCCTACGGCATCACGTTCCACGACAACGACGTCATCCCGTTCGGGGCGTCGCCGTCCGAGCGCGACGCCGCGCTGAAGCCGTTCCGCGCGGCCCTCGACGAGACCGGCCTGCAGGTCCCGATGGTCACCACGAACCTGTTCTCGCACCCGGTCTTCCGCGACGGCGGGTTCACCAACAACGACCGCGACGTGCGCCGCTTCGCCGTCCGCAAGGCCGCCGACCAGATCGACCTCGGCGCCGAGCTGGGCGCCAAGGTGTTCGTCGCCTGGGGCGGCCGCGAGGGCGCCGAGTCGGGCGCCGCCAAGGACATCAGGGCCGCGCTCGACCGCTACAAGGAGGCGTTCGACCTCCTCGGCCAGTACATCCTCGACCGCGGCTACGACCTCAGGGTGGCCATCGAGCCGAAGCCGAACGAGCCGCGCGGCGACATCCTGCTGCCGACCATCGGCCACGCCATCGCGTTCATCAACGAGCTCGAGCACCCCGAGCTGGTCGGCCTCAACCCCGAGGTCGGGCACGAGGAGATGGCGTCGATGAACTACGCGCACGGCATCGCCCAGGCGCTGTGGCACGGCAAGCTCTTCCACATCGACCTCAACGGCCAGACCGGCCCGCGCTACGACCAGGACTTCCGGTTCGGCGCCGGCAACGCCCGCGGCGCGTTCTGGACCGTCGACGTCATCGAGTCCGGCGGCTACGACGGCCCGCGGCACTTCGACTTCAAGCCGCCGCGCACCGAGGACATGGACGGCGTCTGGGCATCGGCCGCGGGGTGCATGCGCAACTACCTGATCCTGCGCGAGAAGACCGCCGCGTTCCGCGCCGACCCGGAGGTCCAGGAGGCGCTGGCCGCGGCCCGGCTGGACCAGCTGGCCACGCCCACGGCGGCGCCCGGCGAGACCGTCGACTCGCTGCGGGCCGACGTGTTCGACCCCGAGGAGGCGGCGCAGCGCGGCATGGCGTTCGAGCGGCTCGACCAGCTGGCGCTGGACTACCTGTACGGGGTCCGCTGA
- a CDS encoding haloacid dehalogenase type II, translating into MTPHPDFDAIVFDILGTMVDEPGGIRRALRAARPDADDAAAAERWAAHVDEQQRAIVAGRRQYAASSVIDREAAAAAIGTAEGADAVAADALRLDPWPDSVAALDRLAARFPVIGLSNADASALTRIGAHAGLRWHQLLSGEDARTYKPAPEVYRLASRATGSAPERLLMVAAHAWDLRGAQAVGMRTAYVARPVGDPPAADDAFDLTATGLDDLASQLGC; encoded by the coding sequence ATGACGCCGCACCCCGACTTCGACGCCATCGTCTTCGACATCCTCGGCACCATGGTCGACGAACCCGGCGGCATCCGGCGGGCCCTGCGCGCGGCGCGACCCGACGCCGACGACGCGGCGGCCGCCGAACGGTGGGCCGCGCACGTCGACGAGCAGCAGCGCGCGATCGTCGCGGGCCGCCGGCAGTACGCCGCCAGCAGCGTCATCGACCGCGAGGCGGCCGCCGCCGCGATCGGGACCGCCGAGGGCGCCGACGCCGTGGCGGCCGACGCGCTCCGGCTGGATCCGTGGCCCGACTCCGTCGCCGCGCTGGACCGCCTCGCCGCCCGGTTCCCCGTCATCGGCCTGTCGAACGCCGACGCGTCCGCGCTGACCCGCATCGGCGCGCACGCCGGGCTGCGCTGGCACCAGCTGCTGTCCGGCGAGGACGCCCGCACCTACAAGCCCGCCCCCGAGGTGTACCGGCTGGCGAGCAGGGCCACCGGCAGCGCGCCCGAGCGCCTGCTCATGGTCGCCGCCCACGCCTGGGACCTGCGCGGCGCCCAAGCGGTCGGCATGCGCACCGCGTACGTGGCCCGCCCGGTCGGCGACCCACCCGCGGCAGACGACGCCTTCGACCTGACCGCGACCGGCCTTGACGACCTCGCGAGCCAGCTGGGCTGCTAG
- a CDS encoding BTAD domain-containing putative transcriptional regulator: MSTRFGVLGPVAAWSGDQDVDLKGPRHREVLARLIVARGRVVPVRRIVADLWESPPDGAVVAVRTFVAALRRALEPHRAPRSPATLLVTEGPGYALRATADAVDAWRFAAAVDAAGGAAPAEALPLLDDALALWRGPAYADFAAAAWAAPERTRLTELRLTAVERRAEALLALSRPADAVPDLDAHVAEHPWREDAWRLLALALYRTGRQADALDVLRRARSLLGDELGVDPGPRLRQLETDLLRQEVPVDAVGRVWADAAAAYDQTVAAGAPGRLESTVGLLRVLALTGGHGLAAAQEQRVAAVAAAEQLGDPELTARVIGSYDVPGVWTRSDHPDRSARVVAAAERTLAALPPSAPPATRARLLATVAMESRGARSPRPAEAAEAERIARELHDPALLAFALNAAFLQTFQRAGLAPARDAIGAELVALASAHGLSAFEILGRLVRMQARAALGDFASADEHAAAADELGRRHERPLVDVFTRWYRAVRLASTGGADAVDDAEAAYRAAAARLEGAGMPGLERGLLPLALLCLRVWRDRPLTFPDDTDWGPYAPWARPLLLLARGRRADAAAALRVLPEPPRDLLVEATWCLAGRAALQAGDHALAARARAALAPAAGELAGAGSGVLTAGPVALHLAALDTGLS, from the coding sequence ATGAGCACCCGGTTCGGCGTGCTCGGCCCCGTGGCGGCGTGGTCCGGCGATCAGGACGTCGACCTCAAGGGGCCGCGGCACCGCGAGGTGCTGGCCCGGCTGATCGTGGCGCGCGGCCGCGTCGTCCCGGTGCGGCGGATCGTCGCCGACCTGTGGGAGTCGCCGCCCGACGGCGCCGTCGTCGCGGTCCGTACGTTCGTCGCCGCGCTGCGCCGGGCGCTGGAGCCGCACCGCGCACCGCGCTCTCCGGCGACGTTGCTGGTCACCGAGGGTCCGGGCTACGCGCTGCGGGCCACCGCGGACGCCGTCGACGCGTGGCGGTTCGCGGCGGCGGTCGACGCGGCGGGTGGCGCGGCGCCGGCCGAGGCGCTGCCGCTGCTGGACGACGCGCTCGCGCTGTGGCGCGGCCCCGCCTACGCCGACTTCGCCGCGGCCGCCTGGGCGGCGCCGGAGCGGACCCGGCTGACCGAGCTGCGGCTGACGGCGGTCGAGCGGCGGGCCGAGGCGCTGCTGGCGCTGAGCCGCCCCGCCGACGCCGTCCCCGACCTCGACGCGCACGTCGCCGAGCACCCGTGGCGCGAGGACGCGTGGCGGCTGCTGGCGCTCGCGCTGTACCGCACCGGGCGCCAGGCCGACGCGCTGGACGTGCTGCGGCGGGCCCGGTCCTTGCTCGGCGACGAGCTCGGCGTCGACCCCGGGCCGCGGCTGCGGCAACTGGAGACCGACCTGCTCCGCCAGGAGGTGCCGGTCGACGCCGTCGGCCGGGTGTGGGCCGACGCCGCCGCGGCGTACGACCAGACGGTGGCCGCGGGCGCGCCCGGGCGGCTGGAGTCGACCGTCGGGCTGCTGCGGGTGCTCGCGCTCACCGGCGGTCACGGGCTCGCGGCGGCGCAGGAGCAGCGGGTGGCCGCGGTCGCCGCCGCCGAGCAGCTGGGCGATCCGGAGCTGACGGCTCGGGTCATCGGCAGCTACGACGTGCCCGGCGTCTGGACCCGGTCGGACCATCCGGACCGCTCGGCCCGCGTGGTCGCGGCGGCCGAGCGCACGCTGGCCGCGCTGCCGCCGTCCGCCCCGCCCGCGACCCGCGCCCGGCTGCTGGCGACCGTCGCGATGGAGTCGCGCGGCGCCCGCTCACCCCGTCCGGCCGAGGCCGCCGAGGCGGAGCGGATCGCCCGGGAGCTGCACGACCCCGCGCTGCTGGCGTTCGCGCTGAACGCGGCGTTCCTGCAGACGTTCCAGCGGGCCGGGCTGGCGCCGGCGCGCGACGCCATCGGGGCCGAGCTGGTCGCGCTGGCGTCGGCGCACGGGTTGTCGGCGTTCGAGATCCTCGGCCGGCTGGTGCGCATGCAGGCGCGGGCCGCGCTGGGCGACTTCGCGTCGGCCGACGAGCACGCCGCCGCGGCCGACGAGCTGGGCCGCCGGCACGAGCGGCCGCTGGTCGACGTGTTCACCCGCTGGTACCGGGCGGTGCGGCTGGCGTCCACGGGCGGTGCCGACGCCGTCGACGACGCCGAGGCCGCCTACCGCGCGGCGGCAGCCCGGCTGGAGGGCGCCGGCATGCCCGGCCTGGAGCGCGGGCTGCTGCCGCTGGCGCTGCTCTGCCTGCGGGTCTGGCGCGATCGGCCGCTGACCTTCCCCGACGACACAGACTGGGGCCCGTACGCGCCCTGGGCCCGGCCGCTGCTCCTGCTGGCCCGCGGCCGCCGCGCCGACGCCGCCGCGGCACTGCGGGTGCTGCCCGAGCCGCCGCGCGACCTGCTGGTCGAGGCCACCTGGTGCCTGGCCGGGCGGGCCGCCCTGCAGGCAGGCGACCACGCGCTCGCGGCCCGGGCCCGGGCCGCCCTGGCGCCGGCGGCCGGCGAGCTGGCCGGGGCCGGCAGCGGCGTCCTCACCGCCGGACCCGTGGCGCTGCACCTCGCCGCGCTGGACACTGGACTGTCATGA
- a CDS encoding LacI family DNA-binding transcriptional regulator, translating into MTTTRVTIAEIAREAGVSEATVSKVLNGRTEVAPATRARVQDLLDARGYERRGTRVEERTGLIDLVISELNTPWSMDVLRGAEQEARRAGAAVVVTATEGRDDASWLDRVTARRSDGVLLALAPLPAGGARRLTAAGIPFVLVDPVGGFDAAIPTVGVTNWAGALAATEHLIGLGHRRIGVITGPPELVCSQQRVEGYRAALGRAGLPSDDALVRYGDFRPDGGEAQARALLDLPDPPTAVFAGSDLQATGVYAEAHRRGLRIPDHLSVVGFDDVALCEWVSPALTTVRQPLMEMARIAIRTVLDPPGTDEPLRIELATSLITRESTAAP; encoded by the coding sequence GTGACGACCACCCGGGTGACGATCGCCGAGATCGCCCGCGAGGCCGGGGTCTCCGAGGCGACGGTCAGCAAGGTGCTCAACGGCCGGACGGAGGTCGCGCCCGCCACCCGCGCCCGCGTTCAGGACCTGCTCGACGCGCGCGGCTACGAGCGTCGCGGCACTCGCGTCGAGGAGCGGACCGGCCTCATCGACCTCGTCATCTCCGAGCTGAACACCCCGTGGTCGATGGACGTGCTGCGGGGTGCGGAGCAGGAGGCCCGCCGCGCCGGCGCCGCCGTCGTCGTCACCGCCACCGAGGGCCGCGACGACGCGAGCTGGCTCGACCGCGTCACCGCCCGCCGCTCCGACGGCGTGCTGCTCGCGCTGGCGCCGCTGCCGGCCGGCGGCGCGCGCCGGCTGACCGCGGCCGGCATCCCGTTCGTACTGGTCGACCCCGTCGGCGGGTTCGACGCCGCCATCCCCACCGTCGGCGTCACGAACTGGGCCGGCGCGCTGGCGGCCACCGAGCACCTGATCGGCCTCGGGCACCGGCGCATCGGCGTCATCACCGGCCCGCCCGAGCTGGTCTGCAGCCAGCAGCGGGTCGAGGGCTACCGCGCGGCGCTCGGCCGGGCCGGGCTGCCGTCCGACGACGCGCTCGTCCGCTACGGCGACTTCCGCCCGGACGGCGGCGAGGCGCAGGCGCGCGCCCTGCTCGACCTCCCCGACCCGCCGACCGCCGTCTTCGCCGGCTCGGACCTGCAGGCCACCGGCGTCTACGCCGAGGCGCACCGGCGCGGGCTGCGCATCCCCGACCACCTCAGCGTCGTCGGCTTCGACGACGTCGCCCTGTGCGAGTGGGTCTCGCCGGCACTCACCACGGTGCGCCAGCCGCTGATGGAGATGGCCCGCATCGCCATCCGCACCGTCCTCGACCCGCCCGGCACCGACGAGCCGCTGCGGATCGAACTGGCCACCAGCCTGATCACGCGGGAGAGCACTGCCGCTCCCTAG
- a CDS encoding pyridoxal-dependent decarboxylase: MSAPRDDFDAALEVASARARAWLHGLDERIVRAEVGADDVRAALGTSLPDGPSDPAEVVRLLADAAEPGLVATPSGRFFGFVIGGTLPAALAADWLVSAWDQNAALRAASPAGTAVDDIAAAWLLDLLGLPSGAGVGFVTGATMANFAGLAAARDFVLARAGWDVGEHGLAGAPRVRVLVGRERHDSVDSALRYLGLGAPETVAVDDEGRMRADACAEALRDGPPTIVCLQAGNIHSGGFDPFAEIIPAAHAIGAWVHVDGAFGLWAGASGRTRGLLAGAETADSWATDAHKTLNVPYDSGIVAVRDPAALRSAMSYHADYLVTDASYLEPYERVPELSRRARSVPVWAALRSLGRSGLAELVDRLCRHATAFADGIRRDVPGAEVLNDVVFTQVCLAFGDDARTREVGRRLMADGTVWMTGSRWRGREVLRISVSNWSTDDADVARGIDALVRAAAFSR, encoded by the coding sequence ATGAGCGCTCCACGCGATGACTTCGACGCCGCCCTGGAGGTCGCCAGCGCGCGCGCCCGGGCCTGGCTGCACGGATTGGACGAGCGGATCGTGCGTGCCGAGGTGGGCGCCGACGACGTCCGGGCGGCGCTGGGCACGTCGTTGCCCGACGGGCCGTCCGACCCGGCCGAGGTGGTGCGGCTGCTGGCCGACGCGGCGGAACCGGGGCTGGTGGCGACGCCGTCGGGGCGGTTCTTCGGCTTCGTCATCGGCGGCACGCTGCCGGCCGCGCTGGCGGCGGACTGGCTGGTCAGCGCGTGGGACCAGAACGCCGCCCTGCGTGCCGCCAGCCCGGCCGGCACCGCCGTCGACGACATCGCGGCGGCCTGGCTGCTCGACCTGCTGGGGCTGCCGTCCGGCGCGGGCGTCGGGTTCGTCACCGGCGCGACCATGGCGAACTTCGCCGGTCTGGCGGCCGCACGCGACTTCGTCCTGGCCCGGGCCGGCTGGGACGTCGGCGAGCACGGGCTGGCCGGGGCGCCGCGGGTCCGGGTACTGGTCGGCCGGGAGCGGCACGACTCCGTCGACTCCGCGCTGCGCTACCTCGGGCTCGGCGCGCCCGAGACCGTCGCCGTCGACGACGAGGGCCGCATGCGGGCCGACGCGTGCGCCGAGGCGCTGCGGGACGGCCCGCCGACCATCGTCTGCCTGCAGGCCGGCAACATCCACTCCGGCGGCTTCGACCCGTTCGCCGAGATCATCCCGGCCGCTCACGCCATCGGCGCCTGGGTGCACGTCGACGGCGCGTTCGGGCTGTGGGCGGGCGCGTCAGGGCGGACCCGCGGGCTGCTCGCGGGCGCCGAGACCGCCGACTCGTGGGCCACCGACGCGCACAAGACGCTCAACGTGCCGTACGACAGCGGCATCGTCGCGGTCCGCGACCCCGCGGCCCTGCGCTCGGCCATGAGCTACCACGCGGACTACCTGGTCACCGACGCGAGCTACCTCGAGCCTTACGAGCGGGTGCCGGAGCTGTCGCGGCGGGCGCGGTCGGTGCCGGTGTGGGCGGCGCTGCGTTCGCTCGGCCGGTCCGGGCTGGCCGAGCTGGTCGACCGTCTGTGCCGGCACGCGACCGCCTTCGCCGACGGCATCCGCCGCGACGTCCCCGGCGCCGAGGTGCTCAACGACGTCGTGTTCACCCAGGTCTGCCTCGCCTTCGGCGACGACGCCCGTACGCGCGAGGTCGGCCGGCGGCTGATGGCCGACGGCACCGTCTGGATGACCGGCTCCCGGTGGCGCGGGCGCGAGGTGTTGCGCATCTCGGTGAGCAACTGGTCCACCGACGACGCCGACGTCGCCCGCGGCATCGACGCCCTGGTTCGGGCGGCCGCGTTCAGCCGGTGA
- a CDS encoding alpha/beta fold hydrolase has translation MTPTIADFEYRRVPGDGDVTLNVALGGSGRPVVLLHGFPQTHLMWRHVAADLAADHTVIVPDLRGYGRSDKPVDGYAKRTMAADAVALAAHLGHERFALAGHDRGALVAFRAGLDHPDRVTHLAILDVLPTLDMWDVLHGASAAVAFHLYLMAQPPGLPERLIAGAPDEFFGFFLDQWGADPAAIPADVRAEYLRACAAAVPSIVADYRASAGIDVEHDAADRAAGRRLAMPVTVVQQDWGAALGYDAAGLWKAWADDLRHSTTTAGHFMAEQDPAAVVAELRALLRR, from the coding sequence ATGACGCCCACCATCGCCGACTTCGAGTACCGGCGGGTGCCCGGCGACGGCGACGTCACGCTGAACGTCGCCCTCGGCGGCAGCGGCCGTCCGGTCGTGCTGCTGCACGGGTTCCCGCAGACCCACCTGATGTGGCGGCACGTCGCCGCCGACCTGGCCGCCGACCACACCGTCATCGTGCCCGACCTGCGCGGCTACGGCCGCAGCGACAAGCCCGTCGACGGCTATGCGAAGCGGACCATGGCCGCCGACGCCGTCGCGCTGGCCGCGCACCTCGGGCACGAGCGGTTCGCGCTGGCCGGCCACGACCGCGGCGCGCTGGTGGCGTTCCGGGCCGGCCTGGACCACCCGGACCGCGTGACCCACCTCGCGATCCTCGACGTGCTGCCGACGCTGGACATGTGGGACGTGCTGCACGGCGCGTCCGCGGCGGTGGCGTTCCACCTGTACCTGATGGCGCAGCCGCCGGGGCTGCCGGAACGGCTGATCGCCGGGGCTCCGGACGAGTTCTTCGGCTTCTTCCTGGACCAGTGGGGCGCCGATCCGGCCGCGATCCCGGCCGACGTGCGGGCCGAGTACCTGCGGGCCTGTGCCGCTGCCGTCCCGTCGATCGTGGCCGACTACCGCGCCTCTGCCGGCATCGACGTCGAGCACGACGCGGCGGACCGGGCGGCCGGGCGGCGGCTGGCGATGCCGGTGACCGTCGTCCAACAGGACTGGGGCGCGGCGCTCGGCTACGACGCGGCCGGGCTCTGGAAGGCGTGGGCGGACGACCTGCGGCACAGCACCACGACGGCCGGGCACTTCATGGCCGAGCAGGACCCGGCCGCGGTCGTCGCCGAGCTGCGGGCGCTGCTGCGCCGCTAG